The genomic segment TTTTAGGTACAACAACAAATACGTTGTACTTTGCCTTTATCGGCGGCTATCTAGCCTTAATCATATGGTTTAATGATTTATCCTACTCATTTGGTGAAGTGATCAATTCCAAAGTATTTAGTTCGGAAGTCATTTCCATTTTTTGTATTGGAACAGGTGCTATTCTGATCATACCCATTACCGCTGGGCTTACAGCATATTTCTTTACCAGACCTAAAGTTGAAGTTTCAGTAAATAAGAAAATCAGATAAAAGAAAATGAAAGTTCGCTCCAACTTAAAGGGTTCACTTCACTGTCTCTCTTACGTATAGCGTCGTTTCACGGAAGAGTGTTTCAAATCCGCTCTATTTTTCCATTAAAGGAGCGCTAGATTTGCTTTTTGGAGCACGTTTTAGAATAAACATTCATATATAAAGAAAGGGCTGAGATTTTTTATCTCAGCCCTTTCTTTTAATAATTCATTCTACTTTTTATAAATCTCCAGTTTTTTCTTGATACGTTTGCAATTGGTACATATCATAGTAAGTACCTTCTTTACTGATCAACTCATCATGGGTACCTTGTTCCACGATTTCTCCATCATTTAAAACTAAGATTTGATCTGCATCTTTAATCGTCGATAATCGGTGAGCAATAATCAATGATGTTCGGTTTTTGCGCATGTTAGATAAGCCTTTTTGAATTTTCTCTTCTGTTTCTGTATCTATATTAGCTGTTGCTTCATCAAGAATCAAAATTTTAGGCGAGCGCAGAATGGTTCTGGCAAAACTGATCAATTGCTTTTCGCCTGAAGATAAACTTGCCCCGCGTTCAATGACTTTAGACCCATAACCATTTTCCATAGTTGAGATAAAATCATCTGCATAGACAAACTCAGCTGCCTTCTTAACGTCTTCTTTTGAATATTTATCACTGTACATATGGATATTGTCTGCGATCGTACCGTAAAACAAGAAGCTATCTTGTAAAACAAGTCCCATTTTAGTGCGAAGTTCTTCTACGGGCATGTCTTTCAAGGAGTGGCCGTCAATACTAATTTCACCGTCGTGGTAATCATAGAACCGCATGAGTACATTAATGATCGAACTTTTCCCTGATCCAGTTTGGCCGACTAAAGCCACTGTTTCACCTGGCTTCACTTCAAAATTTATGTTACGCAAGACTTGTTTCTTTCCATCATAAGAAAAATTTAAATTGCTTACTTTGATATGTCCTTCAGTAATTTCAGCATGACTTCTGGCATCTGTTTCTGGAGCCAATTCCTTACTTTGAAGCAATTCTTGGACCCGGTGTCCAGAAACGATCCCATCTTGTAAAGAACTTAAACTGTTCATCATTTGACTGATTGGCTGGAAGAATGAGCGAGAATAAGCCGTAAAAGCATAAACTAAACCAATATCGACTGCACTTTGGTTCCAATCTTGGTAACCAAATATAAGCAGTACGATCACCAAAGCAAGTGATTCAATCACATTGATTGCCGGTGCTAGTAATAATGCATTCATACTGTACATGGAACGACGAGTAGCTACATACTCTTGATTGACCTCATCGAACTCTTTTATCAAGCGCTTCTCTTGATTGTATTTCTGGATGATACTCATCCCGCTGATTGATTCACTCAAATTTGCATTCAACTGACTCAATACTTTTCGCATGCGGCTGTACACAAGTGTACTCTTTTTCCGATAGATCCCTGCGATCCAAACAATGATCGGTGTGAACAGAATAAATACCAGTGCCATTCGCCAATTTAACGCAAACATGGCAACAGCAATCGAAAGGACATTAAACAACCCCGTAGAGATCGTTAAAAATACGGTCCAAAAATCTTTGATGGTCTCTGTATCATTTGTCACTCTGGAAACCACTGTACCAGC from the Carnobacterium inhibens subsp. inhibens DSM 13024 genome contains:
- a CDS encoding ABC transporter ATP-binding protein, yielding MDNQKQTAFSNKESWSILLSLFRFAKPYKFLFAFSFLFLALGSAVAAYLPIIIQRYIDTYLANGTATMDITIRVVTFYGVLTILKAVFAYVKDFLFNTASERTVGNIRNQLYEKVTSLGMRYFDQTPAGTVVSRVTNDTETIKDFWTVFLTISTGLFNVLSIAVAMFALNWRMALVFILFTPIIVWIAGIYRKKSTLVYSRMRKVLSQLNANLSESISGMSIIQKYNQEKRLIKEFDEVNQEYVATRRSMYSMNALLLAPAINVIESLALVIVLLIFGYQDWNQSAVDIGLVYAFTAYSRSFFQPISQMMNSLSSLQDGIVSGHRVQELLQSKELAPETDARSHAEITEGHIKVSNLNFSYDGKKQVLRNINFEVKPGETVALVGQTGSGKSSIINVLMRFYDYHDGEISIDGHSLKDMPVEELRTKMGLVLQDSFLFYGTIADNIHMYSDKYSKEDVKKAAEFVYADDFISTMENGYGSKVIERGASLSSGEKQLISFARTILRSPKILILDEATANIDTETEEKIQKGLSNMRKNRTSLIIAHRLSTIKDADQILVLNDGEIVEQGTHDELISKEGTYYDMYQLQTYQEKTGDL